In the genome of Aricia agestis chromosome 4, ilAriAges1.1, whole genome shotgun sequence, the window aaaatataagtaactaatgggtatttttttcgtttatgtacagaaaaacgatccctgaccttattcctcgaaatgtttttgtaatgagcaaaattaaaaaaaaaatggacaatccccattgtgtGATCATCGATCAATCCATTAGGACTCATATTTTATATTCTACATCGTCAGTCCATCTTTAAAACTAGATTTTTATAATTGTTTGATTCTGATTACCGTTCCATCCTTTACAACTCATCTTTATATAATATGCAACATCGTCGGCCCATCTTTTTATAGGCTCTAGATTTTTATAATTGTGTGATCATCGTTCTATCTGAGCATTAGACTTTAAGTACATGAATTTTAAGGCCAAAATAATTCAGACAGACTAGCTTACACTTGATCTATTATAACCAAAAGGCCATTGATTTCTATTGCAGTACGATGATTTTTTCAACCAAATCTAATTTTGGTggcaaaaaacaattttggggGGGGGCTAATTTTGGTGTTACGAATAACATGATTATATAAAGGAATATTCTTATTTTTcttgataatttatttaaaatatagtacTCTCTCTCGAATCAAATTCGATGAAAACAAATCTTAAACAAAAATTGCCACCAAAATTAGTATCTacaaaaatgcaagttgttgaaatccactcacCTTCATAATCCTAAATAAGTAGTGCTAAGTCTTGTATATCATTAAATGATACCgtaaaacgtgattttttaacggttggattatgacaaaatatattatctaagtaTTATTTGTGCACGTTGAACAAATATTTTGAGATAACGTTATTTAACAATACATTGATccataatatctatactaatattataaatacagaagtttgtatgtctgttttatttaggaaaaaaatatatttgccgTAAGTAAAACATCCCGGCGCGACGAAGTTGGGGCTACGTCTAGTAAAGAAAACAACATATTGCGTGAATTGCATAATTCTTAAAACTGTTTATTCAAAGAGTTTGTAATGTTCACTGTAAGAGGCAGCCGATGGTCCAAGGATTCTCCACGTAGTAAATATGCATCGTCAATAAGCCGACTGAGTCGACCAGATCGTATAAGCACTGTGGGCCGCGGGGGACAATTACctgttagaaaaaaaaactaagtaagtatatatactTGAGAATGAGAGCTCACGAGCGTCATGAGTCGCGCCCTCATGACAATGTAAATTTCCATTCATTAAATAAGTTATTGTaacagcaggcttagcatggtcgcCATGGAAGCGACCTTCTTACTACGGAAGAACAGACAAACTGACAAAATTGATCCGCCATTTTATCACTAAAATCTCTCAGTATGCccattctttcccgtttctaattctaatgttgttatgctaagcctgctgctGGAGGGTGAGTAAGTCAATTTGTAGGTAGTTTTATGATTTATCAATGTAATTGTTATCAGTGGTTATCAtagtattattatcattaactcGTCAATTTCACGGTTGGCTTAATCAATCGTTTACGAAAATATTAAGGCCAATCCACACTCTCGCTGTGGAGGTCCGAGAAATAAGAATTGCTAGCTCTTCGCCATTCTCTATGCTTTAGGGTTATCCACATGTTAACTCTTACCAAACGAGTCGTTATTAAGTAGTTACTATCAGAGATTTATATCATAACCTAATGGGACCAAATTATAAGTACGTAGGGCGATGTCGGACCTGCgtaatttagtcgcgttatgtcaaacccagccgacagattgaTCGGCATAACCCGACTAAATGACGTAgacagggcccgatctaagggggggcgagccgggcattcgcccagagcggcaaaatgaggggcggcgaaattgacttattcctatcttccaacctagccatccaccacttaagtttgagaattttaccagctaacctttttaagtttgctagtggaaatatttgagtattttatttaaatattccttcCATTTAcccccaacaaatatgtttactgtatatgtaaagggcggcgaaaatgatctttgcctggagcggctaaatggctagatcggaTCCTGGACGTAGatccgccatttgcctatgaatcaatctACGACGGTCCTTACAAGTATAGGTACCTACGTTAAGAGTTAAAAAAGTGACCCATTGTGTGATGTAACAAGTGTGTGCCCCTTATCCCCAACAAAGAGAGACAATAACGACTTCCCATGACTgtaaggcttcagtctcgaaatcagcagCAGCGGGATGGCAGCTGCGGTGGCGCGGGAGCGGCGCGTTCCAAATGTATAAATTTATAGGAACTGCCCCCTACAATGAGCTCTTATAccattattactttaatattactttcagatttggcaaaaacaaaatacatagttttgtttatataaatagagatcATGTTATCATGTATAAGAAatccaaaagtaatattcttacaGTTATTCCATTGTTATCACGGTCGGATTCGATCACTTGGGTCTTgaaagtaatactgctataagagctcatggAGCGGCGAGCGGCACGCGGCGTACTAGACGGCttcccgcgcccgcgccgccgccaccgctcccgccccgctgcccgctgatttcgagactgaagccatAGTTAAGCAGACCTATCAGATTGAACGTCGTACCTGGACAGCCAGTCTGGGTGGTCTCTCAAACCAGTCGCGCTGGCCCTCGATAATGGGCAGTTTGCCGAACACGACGAAACCGGTGGCGATGAGCTGGCCGGAGTGCACCAGCGGGAACCACGGGTACATGGTGCTGGCCGTGCAGGTGGTCTCCGCAGACATGTTGTAGTAGAAGTGACGACCTGCAAGAAGATCAATCATTTGTTAATTGTTTCAATATTCTTAGTACTCAAGTCTTACGCTTTTTGATCACAAGCTGTGATTTTAACTTCGAGTTCCTTATTTAGAAAGTACAAACCTAGTCGTTCGGATTTTCGTCTACATCTACCAGAGTAGTGATTTAGTGAAACTAGCCCTGCGAGAAGAGCCGGCGGAAGAACCCCTCAACATGCAAACAGTATTTTAATGCTCGTTCATTTCAAAACATCTTTTATTTGGTGAAAAAAAATCAGAGTTTGATGATTTTGTAAGTTTTATTTATCTGATGATCAAGCTCACCCATCCAAGGTAAGCAGGCCTGCCTGGTGTAGACGCTGTTCTCGATGTCGGTACGGCTGGTGGATATGCGGTCGATGGCGCGGTTGATGCCGGTCACCCACACCGCGTCCTCCTGCAGCAGCACGCCCTCCTTCCGCATCGCTTCACGGTCTGCTGCGCTTTGTAGGAGATATGCTGGGAGTTTTCAAGATATGTGATTAGTATGAACTTATATTATGATTGCTAAAGTGTCTGTTATgtggctaaaccgattttgatgggtgCAGAGTTAcatagagtcccgggaaataatATGTTCAAAGGTTTTTTTTACCCTTTAGATCTAAGATTTTAGGCTTCGCTCCATAAGACAATGTCAACcacataattttaaagttcCAAATGTACCTTCGGAAACGAAGTACTGTTGGATGGTCCAGTATTTCTTGATTTCCCCAGTGGGGGTGGCGGGCACCCACTCCGTGAACCCTTGTGTCTCCCAGTCGAAGATGGCATCAGTAAACTCGTCTTGGGCCAACTATAAATATGGAGAGCAACTGATTAGTGATTTCACAGAAATATACCGTGTAGTTTTAAAGGACCTAGGTAATaggtattagctccgtggtatggcccaatgaaaattgaaatattttaaaataaagttttgtaaACCACCTTGTGGTTCAGCAATTATTATGGTTTGTTTACTAGAATTAACTAAGACTTTTatcaatttgtatttttttccagGAAATTGattaagtaaataaactttGTATTGATGTAAGTGATAAATTGTATTTGTTGCATCCGGTCAAAAACTGAAACGGCACTTAAGTGCGCCATCTTTATGAAACTAGTAGCGCGCTTTGACAGAGACCCGGCGTGTCGGAGTGGGAGAGATGGAGAGGGAAACGTACCCTCCTGCACGGTCGCCACAAAGGGAGATCAGTCTCGTTTGGGCTTCCAACTAGCCAACACGTCCCAGAATTGTTCCTAGTTTCGTTTAATTGCTATTTGTGAGTAAAGTAATTAAAGTGTGTTCTGAAGTATTTGGTGAAAGTGTAAAGTGTTCCTGTGCGGTTTCATTGTAAAAGTGTTTGATGAAATGACTATGTTTGGCAGACGCCATAGTTTCAATTGGAAATTATTACGAATAATTGTCGTTGTTTCATAATCTCTATAAATAGTAGATACTCAATAAGAATTATAATAGACAGATTATAAGGTGGTATTGTTTAGTTCTATTCTCTCCTCGCCCGTCGTCCCACGCCACTGTCTTGAACCAGCACTTTACGATGAAGACCTATCTTGATAATAGCGAAGTtcctttatatttataattatcattttatcaattacatcgataaaaaaattatttgatacAAATcgctatattataaaatagataCTTAATAAGCGAgtctataaattatataataatcaaCATGTGTTTTATGATTCACCGTTATTATTTAGATAGAATAACCCCATTCCACTGTATCTTTTGACACATTAagtaaaaaagattttttaaatttgaaactgGAACTCACAGCAATTTGCAGTCCAGCGATATAGCCGAGGTCGTCAAAGTACGCGCAGAGGTCTCTGTCAGCCGGGCAGTATAGGACCAGCGAGGGGTAGGGCGCGGTGTTGATGCGTTGGGTCAGGGACCATCCCTCAGAGATGGCGGCGTCGACGGTCTTCGGTACGTCGAAGAAGAAGTCCGTGCCTGGGCGCAACCCGACGTTGAATTTAACTGAAAAGTATATTAGTCCGGTTAAGTAAGTCAAAGGAAGGaatagagtgcgtgagcgggaacctaagcgatttctgctggaacttattcagggtgattagggacaaaacatactaaaagtcctgacgtctaggaggtgagccggagggggAAGGAGGGAGTCAAAGGTCTTGTACATACGGTACATGccaaaatagcactttttacaatatttgtctgtatgtctgtctgtttgttccggctaatctttgACACGGCTGGGGCGATTTTGACAggacttttttggcagatagccaatgaaataaggagtaacttaggcaaCTTTCTAACCggataacttcgccgtttgtggaccgatttccgatttttttattgttgtataggatatagtCCAAATTTGGTaatatgttcacaaaagtggtaatcTGATAATGCAATCATTCTCATGATCCTTTACATGAAAACGGGGGCCTTTGATTATTACTATTctaccgtttgttgactgatttccaaaatttttttgttgttgtataggatataaatCGAATTTGGTACCACGCTTACGTTAATTGAGGGAATTCCTTGgtttttttgggacacacatagtgattatgagttatgacgttaTTGGTACACACATACAACGACGCAGCGGtgatttaaagttatttgctaAGAAGTAGGGTAAAATGTTATTACATTTTACTTAAATgcataataaaacaaaactaaTTACGTACCTAAGCCTCCCGGAAGAATCATTATATCGATTGGTGAAAACTGCATGAAAATCCGTGCAGTGAATTTTGAGTTTACCGCGAACAGACTAATTATAGACGTGGCCggggactttgttttatacagtgtgtaacaaaaactagtgataatactttagggtgtgtacatgttccttgtagagagttcactgttaaagtagcgtctctgaaagacgaacattttttttcacttttgtatgggcaagggcccgagcgtcacgagtttccccatacaaaagtgaaaaaaaattttggtctttcagcgctgctactttcacagtgaactctctaccaggaacacgtacacaccctaaagtattatcacttgtttttgttacaccctgtatagtgatAATATGTAGTGgttattaaagtataatacactagcaacccgccccggcgtcgcacgggcataaaatatatagccactgaaaaaatcgATAGTCTATGAttctataacataaaaattgcttagttcgcgagataaaccctttcaaataattccaCATTTCcaccgttttttcaacattttcctctatttctttgctactattagtcttagcatgataaaatatagcctataggcttcctcgataaatgggctatctaacactgaaagaattatcaaaatccgttgcgtagttttaaagattaaagggacatgagggaaaaaagcgactttgtcttataatattatattgtatagatttgaGTATTTTGTGGTCATATTATCAATCgcctacctgttaccattattggtTTCGAGCAAAAAGGGC includes:
- the LOC121726008 gene encoding uncharacterized protein LOC121726008 is translated as MKQFIVLLSIIAVSAAAWEPGLRIKFNVGLRPGTDFFFDVPKTVDAAISEGWSLTQRINTAPYPSLVLYCPADRDLCAYFDDLGYIAGLQIALAQDEFTDAIFDWETQGFTEWVPATPTGEIKKYWTIQQYFVSEAYLLQSAADREAMRKEGVLLQEDAVWVTGINRAIDRISTSRTDIENSVYTRQACLPWMGRHFYYNMSAETTCTASTMYPWFPLVHSGQLIATGFVVFGKLPIIEGQRDWFERPPRLAVQVIVPRGPQCLYDLVDSVGLLTMHIYYVENPWTIGCLLQ